The Solea senegalensis isolate Sse05_10M linkage group LG11, IFAPA_SoseM_1, whole genome shotgun sequence genomic interval GTGAGGAGGCCCTGACTCACTGAGCTCCTCTCTGAAAGGCCACTTACTCACAGTGACTGACCACAGAGACATACCAGTGGGGTGGGGTGGAGTTTAAACTCTACCCACAGTGTCGGTTCACAACATGTTAGGTGTTCTTCCCAAAGCTCCCCCTTCCCTGGAAATGGACACTGCTGGTGTATTTATAGCTGCTGAGCACAAGCGAGCTCTCTTTTTTAAACACGGCTAAGGATCTGGTCCTTCTAACAAGAGTTGTGCCGAGTTTTGCTGTTACATATTCTCTGGTACGCTGTCGCTGCTTGTGTCTAGAGGGACTTCTCAGGTAGGAGAAAGAACAGTTTGAGATTTCAAAGCCTGTAATCTGTAACATTGCTTAAATCTTTGCCTGTGTAGCTGCTGATTTTGCTTATTTGCTTTTCAGGGCTTAATTTGGCATTGAAGTCTTTCTTCACCATTATAGATCAGTAGTATATTTGATACGCATGTTTCCACACATCTACAAAGTCAAGCAACATCTGTTATGATAATAATTAAATGATTAAGATAATATTAGACGGCGTGAAAAAAAGTTTCCTGTGAGaatttgctgcttttcttccCTTTGGgattattgttttgtattgtaaGTAAAACGAGCAATTTGCAaaagtttgtttgtgctttagGAAACTATGTTTTTCGACCAACCAAAGTTATTATTTAAGAATATCATCAACAGACGGGATATAGATATGTTTCTGGTCTTTCTCTGTTTCAGATGAAAACATAAGTCGATGCAGGAAATGGATCAcccagagagagaagagatggaAAGGCCAGTTTTGCAAACACAACCGTCCACTCTGCCGTTTTTTGACACGGCCCATGCCTTTAACCTGCTGCGGGGAATCCATGAACTCAGAGCAGAGCGCAAATTTTTTGATGTGACTCTGTGTGCTGAGGGTCGCGAGTTCCACTGTCACCGCACAGTGTTGGCCGCTGCCAGCACCTACTTCCGGGCTATGTTTGCAGGAACACTGAGGGAGAGTGTTATGGACCGGGTAGTTCTACATGAGGTGTCAGCAGAGCTACTAGGTCTGCTGGTGGACTTCTGCTACACAGGACGTGTGACCGTCACTCAGGATAACGTGGACCTCCTTCTGAAGACGGCTGATCTGTTTCAGTTTCCCTCTGTCAAAGAGGCTTGCTGTGCATTTCTGGAACAGCGGCTGGATGTTTCCAACTGCTTAGAGATCCAGGACTTTGCAGAGGCTTATGCGTGCAGAGAGCTGGCAACCAGTGCTCGCCGCTTTGTCCTAAAAAATATAATGGAGCTGGCTAAAGGGACAGACTTTGAGAGGCTGCCTTGGAAGCGTCTGCTTGAGTTTATATCGGACAACGAGCTCTGTGTGGACAAGGAGGAGACAGTTTATCAAATTGCAGTCCGTTGGGTGAAGACTGATCTCAAGCGGAGACTGCACTACTGGCCGGAGCTCCTGCAGCAGGTCCGGCTCCCTTTTGTCAGGAGGTTCTTTCTGTTGGCCCATGTCGAGAGTGACCCACTTGTGTATCTTTCGCCAACCTGCCTCCGCATGGTAAACGAAGCCCGTAGCTTTCAGTCATGTGAGTACGACCGCCATGACAGGCCCTGCCATCGAATGCGGCCACGGCCGTCCACAGGACTGGCAGAAAtcctggtggtggtgggaggctGCGACCAGGACTGTGATGAGCTGGTCACCGTGGACTGTTACAACCCCCAGACCGGACAGTGGCGCTACTTGGCTGAATTCCCTGACCACCTTGGAGGAGGATACAGTATAGCTGCCCTTGGAAACGATATGTATGTGACAGGTAAGTCAATAAATAACACTCAAAAcatctttcttcatttttaattgttccTTTGCACTGGACTAGGTTTGGGATTTGATAAAAACATTCggttttattgattcatttagagaTGATTCTGTTTCTAAACCAAGACATGTTCAAGCCCTACAGTTGAGTCACAGTGTTCATGGTTCTGTGGTGACAGTTGTTGTGTATATTAGTTTCAATGCTCTGAATGCTCCAGTCAGTAGATTTCCACTCCTGCTGTTTCATCTTATTAAATGGCCATCCGTCAGGGCTTATAAACAAACTGCAGCCTCTTTGGCCAGTAGCTCTGTGTTCGAGTCTGAGTGAGAAGGGACATGGTGTGCTGCCAGGTCACCATCATCTTCACTGTCGTTGTTAGCGGGGACATTCTAACCTAACCTGTAAGAATGCCAGTACCTTCTATGATAAATGTTTTGAGCAGACATTGCTAGACACTGATGAGGAATCATAAATTTAGAAGTATTACTTAGTGACACGATGACAGAAATAACAGCAGTATTTGATTGCATAGTGTTGACTGGtagattaaatttaaatgacCTTTTGATGGATTtggtgtcattttattttactaaaatgttttgttttgacatatAATATATTGGCTTTAAATTATAAATGTGTTCGTAGACCTGCAGGTTGTCCACCACTATCCCCTCCCTTTCCAAGAGCATTTGAGAACTACAGTAGCCCACCAGAAATGGTGCTTCCTCTTCAAAAGGTGGAAAAGTATGCTCTGTTTTTTgggttgctgtagaaacatggggGCCCAAGATTTGGCGTTCATAAAGCAAGTCTATTAGTACAaagaaaagtcatattttaaagccatgaaaaccacacatttcttattttaaagcaaatacaTACATCCACAAACATACCTgcacattaaaaccagtgaaAGCAGACCCCATTAGATATTTTCAATGCTAACTGACTTCGTGTTTGCATC includes:
- the klhl21 gene encoding kelch-like protein 21, giving the protein MQEMDHPEREEMERPVLQTQPSTLPFFDTAHAFNLLRGIHELRAERKFFDVTLCAEGREFHCHRTVLAAASTYFRAMFAGTLRESVMDRVVLHEVSAELLGLLVDFCYTGRVTVTQDNVDLLLKTADLFQFPSVKEACCAFLEQRLDVSNCLEIQDFAEAYACRELATSARRFVLKNIMELAKGTDFERLPWKRLLEFISDNELCVDKEETVYQIAVRWVKTDLKRRLHYWPELLQQVRLPFVRRFFLLAHVESDPLVYLSPTCLRMVNEARSFQSCEYDRHDRPCHRMRPRPSTGLAEILVVVGGCDQDCDELVTVDCYNPQTGQWRYLAEFPDHLGGGYSIAALGNDMYVTGGSDGSRLYDGVWRYKSSVNEWTEVSPMLKPREYHSSSVLKGQLYVVASDSTERYDHTLDCWEALPAMLHPMDNCCTTTCSGRLYAIGCLAGEDTMAVQSYDADTNRWTMVNCGQLPSWSFTPKTVTLNGLIYFVSDDSAEVDVYNPQKNKWDKITPMNQVHVGGSVAVLGGKLFVSGGYDSTFELSDVVEAYDPTTHKWTLAGRLPQPTFWHGSVSIFRQFMPQVSSAFEPTLIPESNAIHLHRHQRHQALHNLNNNLNQNQDVNPAH